From Rhinolophus sinicus isolate RSC01 linkage group LG15, ASM3656204v1, whole genome shotgun sequence, the proteins below share one genomic window:
- the LOC109449456 gene encoding uncharacterized protein LOC109449456, with protein sequence MESLKRDVSQGYLFEEAWDYEAKVEKQRENSIGKISKKSFPQTTGFQQAIVAHEEISLEENVHNFNVFERSFDVRSKINPQHITYSEAKPRIFDSCGKSVRWNLPPIKTQRDSIKKTYNCSECGKNFNDRSNFIRHQRIHTGEKPYKCDDCGKAFSQSSSLTEHQRTHTGEKPYTCKVCGKAFTVNSSLIQHQRIHTGEKPYKCNDCGKAFSDYSSFIQHQRIHSGEKPYECIHCDKSFTDISCLTQHQRIHSGVKPYKCTDCGKEFRRSTHLTQHQRTHTGEKPYRCNECGKAFTAHSTFTQHQRIHTGERPYMCRACGKGFPENSSLTKHQRIHTGEKPYDCNECGKAFSQSTHLIQHQRIHTGEKPFKCDKCGKAFGNSSVLIRHQQLHTAQSS encoded by the coding sequence ATGGAAAGTCTCAAAAGGGATGTGTCTCAaggatatttatttgaagaagcCTGGGACTATGAGGCCAAGGTAGAAAAGCAAAGGGAGAACTCTATAggcaaaatttcaaaaaaatcttttccCCAAACCACTGGTTTTCAGCAAGCAATAGTTGCCCATGAGGAAATATCCTTAGAggaaaatgtacataattttaatgtatttgagaGAAGTTTCGATGTAAGATCCAAGATTAATCCACAGCATATTACTTATTCAGAAGCTAAACCACGTATATTTGATTCATGTGGGAAAAGTGTCAGATGGAACTTACCTCCaattaaaacacaaagagatTCTATAAAGAAAACTTATAATTGTAGTGAATGTGGAAAAAATTTCAATGACCGTTCAAACTTTATTCGTCATCAAAGaattcatactggtgagaaacctTATAAATGTGATGACTGTGGAAAAGCTTTTAGCCAGAGTTCATCTCTTACTgaacatcagagaactcacactggagaaaaaccctatACGTGTAAAGTTTGTGGAAAAGCATTCACTGTAAATTCATCTCTTAttcaacatcagagaattcatactggggAGAAACCTTATAAATGTAATGACTGTGGGAAGGCCTTCAGTGACTACTCATCCTTTATTCAACATCAAAGAATTCACagtggagagaaaccctatgaatgtattCACTGTGACAAGTCCTTCACTGACATCTCATGTCTTACACAGCACCAGAGAATTCACAGTGGAGTGAAACCCTATAAATGTACTGATTGTGGAAAGGAATTCAGACGAAGTACACACCTGACCCAGCATCAGAGAACTCATACTGGGGAAAAGCCTTACAGATGTAATGAGTGTGGAAAAGCCTTCACTGCCCACTCAACCTTTACACAGCATCAAAGGATTCACACTGGAGAAAGACCCTATATGTGCCGTGCATGTGGGAAGGGCTTCCCTGAAAATTCTTCCCTTACTAAACATCAGcgaattcatactggagaaaaaccctatgACTGTAATGAATGTGGTAAAGCTTTTAGCCAGAGCACTCACCTTATTCAACACCAGAGAATACACACAGGGGAAAAACCCTTTAAATGTGATAAATGTGGAAAAGCATTTGGTAACAGTTCAGTTTTGATCAGACATCAGCAGCTTCACACTGCACAGTCATCCTAA
- the CHIT1 gene encoding chitotriosidase-1, with translation MVWSVAWTGLLVLLTIQWGSATKLVCYFTNWAQYRAGAARFLPGNVNPHLCTHLIYAFAGMNNHQLSTIEWNDEQLYTEFNGLKNVNPKLKTLLAIGGWNFGTQKFTDMVATANNRQTFVNSAIAFLRKHNFDGLDLDWEYPGSRGSPPSDKQRFTALVQDLASAFQQEARISGKERLLLSAAVPAGRTYIDAGYEVDRIAQSLDFISLMTYDLHGSWERSTGHNSPLYKRQGESGAAAELNVDSAVQLWLQKGTPANKLILGMPTYGRSFTLASSLDTGVGAPATGPGAPGPFTKEAGLLAFYEVCSWKGAAEHRITDQKVPYAYKGDQWVGFDDVESFKSKVSYLKQKGLGGAMVWALDMDDFTGSFCNQGQYPLIKTLQLELSLPFKPLDPPPAEVPTPGQPSRPDGGPSLGQDTFCQGRADGLYPNPQDRSSYHSCAGGRLFQQSCPQSLVFSSSCKCCTWN, from the exons ATGGTGTGGTCCGTGGCCTGGACGG GTTTGCTGGTTCTGCTGACGATCCAGTGGG GTTCTGCCACGAAACTGGTCTGCTACTTCACCAACTGGGCCCAGTATCGAGCGGGGGCCGCTCGCTTCTTGCCCGGGAATGTGAATCCCCATTTGTGTACCCACCTCATCTATGCTTTTGCCGGCATGAACAACCACCAGCTCAGCACCATCGAGTGGAATGACGAGCAGCTCTACACGGAGTTCAATGGCCTGAAGAATGT gaaTCCCAAGCTGAAGACACTGCTGGCCATCGGAGGCTGGAACTTCGGCACTCAGAA GTTCACAGACATGGTGGCCACAGCCAACAACCGTCAGACCTTTGTCAACTCAGCCATCGCATTTCTGCGTAAACACAACTTTGATGGCCTCGACCTTGACTGGGAGTATCCGGGAAGCCGGGGAAGCCCCCCCTCGGACAAGCAGCGCTTCACAGCGCTGGTGCAG GACCTGGCCAGTGCCTTCCAGCAGGAAGCACGGATCTCGGGGAAGGAGCGCCTCCTTCTGAGTGCAGCCGTCCCTGCAGGGCGAACGTACATAGATGCTGGATACGAAGTGGACAGAATTGCTCA GAGCCTGGACTTCATCAGCCTTATGACCTACGACCTCCATGGCTCTTGGGAGAGGAGCACGGGACACAACAGCCCCCTCTACAAGAGGCAGGGCGAGAGTGGGGCTGCGGCAGAGTTAAACGTG gacTCTGCCGTGCAACTGTGGCTGCAGAAGGGGACCCCCGCCAACAAACTGATCCTCGGCATGCCCACCTACGGACGGTCCTTCACCCTGGCCTCCTCATTAGACACTGGTGTGGGGGCCCCAGCCACGGGGCCTGGAGCCCCTGGCCCCTTCACCAAAGAGGCGGGGCTGCTGGCGTTCTACGAG GTCTGCTCCTGGAAGGGGGCTGCTGAGCACAGAATCACGGACCAGAAGGTGCCCTACGCCTACAAGGGTGACCAGTGGGTGGGTTTTGATGACGTGGAGAGCTTCAAAAGCAAG GTCAGCTACCTGAAGCAGAAGGGACTGGGAGGGGCCATGGTCTGGGCCCTGGACATGGACGACTTCACCGGCTCCTTCTGCAACCAGGGCCAATACCCCCTCATCAAGACCCTGCAGCTCGAGCTAA GTCTTCCATTTAAGCCTTTAGACCCCCCTCCGGCTGAAGTTCCCACACCAGGCCAGCCTTCTAGACCTGATGGTGGACCCAGCCTTGGACAAGACACCTTCTGTCAGGGCAGAGCTGATGGACTCTACCCCAACCCTCAGGACAGGTCCAGCTACCACAGCTGTGCTGGGGGGCGGCTGTTCCAGCAAAGCTGCCCCCAGAGCCTGGTGTTCAGCTCCTCCTGCAAATGCTGCACCTGGAATTGA